The Chionomys nivalis chromosome 6, mChiNiv1.1, whole genome shotgun sequence sequence tgtatacctATACACTCCATAgatgcctggtacccaaggaggtcaGTAGGTGTtgggatcccctgggactggaattacagactgttgtgagctgccatgcggattccagaatccaggtcctctggaagagcatccagttctaaacctctaagccatctctccagccccaataaatactgtttttaaaaaagagaaaggagtactgaaaacagcctggtattggcataaaaatagacaggaggatgaatggaaccgaatcgaagacccagatattaatctacacaccttcaaacacctgatttttgacaaagaaacaaaaaatatcaaatggaaaaaagcaagtatatttaacaaatgatggtGGCAtaaactggatatcaatatgtagaagaatgaaaatagattctatctaacaccacacacaaaactcaagtccaaatggatcaaagacctcaacataaagccagaaacactgaaccttatagaagagaaagtgggaaatacacttgattgcattggtacaggagaccacttcctaaatataaccccagcagcacagacactgagagaaacaactgataaatgggacctcctgaaactgaaaagcttctgtaaagcaaaggacacagtcaacaagacaaaatggcagcctacagaatgggaaaagatcttcactaacccatcagacagaggcctgatctccaaaatatacaaagaactcaagaaattgattatcaaaagaacagagaactctcaacagaggactctaaaatggttgaaagacacttaaggaaatgttcaacatccttagccatcagagaaatgcaaatcaaaacaactctgagattccctcttatacctataagaatggccaagatcaaaaacactgatgacagcttatgctggagaggttgtggggtaaagggaacacttctgcattgctggtgggaatgcaagctggtacaactcctttggatgtcagtgtggagatttctcagaaaattaggaaactaccagcaatactactttgggtgtatatccaaaggatgctcaatcgtgccacaaggacatgtgctcaactatgttcatagtagctttgtttgtcatagccagaacctggaaacaacctaaatgcccctcaactaaagaatggataaagaaaatatgatacatttacacaatggagtactacacagcagaaaaaataacatcttgaaatttgtaagcAAATAGATGTagcaagaaaatattattttgagtgaggtaacccaaaagGATCCTAAGAAGGATTTccatacatctaatctacatgggaagtaaaaaaaaaaaaaagacaagatttcctgagtaaattgggagcatggggaccttgggggagggttgaaggggagaggagaggaagggaggcgagcagagaaaaatgtagagctcaataaaagtccataaaaaaagaagggaaagggagagaaaggcccTCTGCTCTGGTCTCTGCACTGACATGTATAGGCACGTCTTAACCTGCACACTTatttgcatacacatgcatataacacatggacacatacaaaTTGGAAATTACTTTCAAAACGACGTACCGAACTTGCTTTTTCATTAATATGTAGTTACTTTTTTGTCActagcacttaaaaaaaatcaagacccaGATTATATTATATGTTAAGTATATTTATGTAagcattatatatacacatgtgtatatacataagcatatgtatacatatgcttAATTACATTATTCCATCCCTGGGGTCCACgcggatctcctgggactggactCGCAGACATCGTGAGCAGAGAACTGACTGTGGACCGCTATCCTCCGATCTCCATGCCTGTCCTGTGCTGTGGCCTCTGCGTTAGTGTGAGCAAACAAACACAATCAATAAACAAaacgttaaaaaaaaagtcacagtgtAAACAGTTATCAAGGTCATGTTCCGGCGAGGACAAGAATGCTGGGTCAGTTGTCTACACGAAATAATTACAGTTTGAGGACACGTCCCCTTTGCCTCCAGCCGGCACCTAGCTGGCCTGTCTAAAGCTCCACCCTCCACGTCACGGAGACGTGGCTGCTCACTGCAGTCCGCTGCCCAGGACGTTAGGTCTCTCACGTCTGCAGACACACCTCCTGCCTTTGATCTAATGTCTCCAGGCTTACTGTCATgtcagggttctctctctctctctctctctctctctctctctctctctctctctctctctctctctctctctcaccttttTCTTTACCAGCTTCttgaaaatggagaaaaacatcGATTAACTCGGGACAGTTTAAAAATCTCTTTAGGTTCTCAAATATTGTCACATTCTATAAATGCACCTGGGAACTTGCAGACCTGAAGAGCACTTCAGGGTCCAGCGGTCTGCGTATCTCCAGCCTAGAGTCGCACtcattttatttccattggtaTCAGCTCTTGTACAGTTTTGGAGTTTACACATTTTACCGATTATAGCAGTTTATGGCTTCTGAAGTCTTATTTTCAAATGATTATCTAAACCTTatcaaataatgttttattagGAGCAATCGGATCTGGATAAAAAGAAAGCCGCAAAGACCCGCCAATCACCCCTTGAGTCTCCGATGCCTTCGGTCAGCTGGGCCAAGCTTTGCTAGGATCAGATGAACTCAAAATGTCATTTTGATTTGGGAGACACAGCGTCGCTTCAGCAGTCTGAGCGTTGTAATTTTTCAAAGCACAGCCAGGTCCTTTCCAACTTCTCATTGAACTACCTATTTTCTTTGCTAAATAAATCGCCTAAGTAACACTTTCCAGATGGTTGTTGCAGTTTTTGTTAGACgatgaaaataattaataaaccCAATTATAACTGTGTCTTGATCCCATGTGCTTGCAAGCACAATCCTTGCCGGTCTTTAGAAGAGTACTGCGTGAATAAAGTTAAGTATTCCTTCAGTAACCCCGCGGTGGGCTTAGAGAACTGAGCAGCTCGCTCGCGGCCCAAGGGCCTTCTCGGAATTGAGAAACCCAGTGCTACTGCGAGCCCGGGGTGGAGTCTCGGCCGTCAGTAGGCGGCCCAGGCCTGACGCCCTGCTCGGCTGCGGGAACCAGGGGCGGGTCCTCAGCGCACCAGTGAGAGGAGAGCTGCTGGGCGGGCCAGAGGGGCGGAGCCCTAGGGAGGGGCGGAGCCAGGGCGGGGCGGAGCCTTAGGGGAGACTCGGAATCTGGGACGGGGCGGAGCGAAGTGGGGGGAGGAGCCGGGCAGAAGGCGGTGTCCGGAGGTGTGGCATATTGTGGGCGTAACGGGGTCCGGGGCGGAGCGGAGCCGGAGCGGCGGTGGGTGGAGTCGATGTGGGGCGGAGCAGGCGGCCGGGAGCGGGCTGCTGGGGGCGGGGCAGGCCGGGGCCGAAGCGGCCCGGGGCGGGGACTTCTGGCACTTTCTGGGACCTGCGGGTGTGGGGCTCGCCAACCTTCAGGCCGGAAACCCGCGCTTACCCGCTACCGCGTCCTAGTCGTCTGCGCCGCCTGCGCCGCCAGCGCCGCCATGGCCAAGTGGGGCCAGGGGGACCCGCGCTGGATCGTGGAGGAGCGGGAAGACGGGACCAACGTGAACAACTGGCACTGGTGCggccggcgggcgggcgggcgggcgggcgggcggctgGGCCTCGGGCGCGGGCGGGCTCCGGGGAGGGCCGCGCGGCCCTGCAGCACGCTTGCCCCTGGCGAGAGACGGTTCGTAACTGCCCTGGCCTTTCGGCTTCAGGATCCTCCTGAAAGTTGGGCCAAGCCCCACGAGGGACTTCTGCCTCACCCCCCGACGTCTGTGCCTCTGTCGCCCCTCTCCAGGCCCTCCTCGGGCTTGAGCTGCGtagtgcgcgtgcgtgtgtgccgAGGGCTGTATCTGTGTGCAGTTGGAAGGGCAGGGACTTGGATCTCACTTTCTTTGCTTTGTCTCAGTTTGCGCTAGCTACCTGCCCCCTTTGTGTCTCTGGAATACCGGGAGATGCCTGCATCTCTGACGGGCGTTGGGAAAAGCTGAGGCAATTCCCAGGGCAGAGCCCGGACCGCACCAGTAGATGACTTGGCTATCCTGAAAGATTGATGTCTAGTATTCTAGGCTATCCGTGGCTAGGACACTGACTTCTCACAGCCGTTATCCATCCCTTCAGATGGGAGCATTAGGGAGAGTGCATAAGATAAATATGGAAAAGCTCAGTAATTGATACTGTGATTAAGGTTATTTAAATGACTACCACCATTACAGATGGCCTGAGCCCATCTATTTCCTGTGGGTGAGATTGCTGGACTCTGATTCCCGGGGCCATTGTTTTTAAGATTGCCCATTTAATATTATGAATAATAGTGTCTTAACAAACAGAGCAGCAGGCTTAGAAGATACCTAATAGAAAGCTAGTCGGAGAAGCCCATTTGCAAGTGGGAGGCTGTGTGAGTAACAGGGCTCACCTGGTCTGGATGGCATCTGGCTGGGCAGATGGAATTCACCTGGGTCATTCACCCGTGTCTTTCTGTTCTCTGGTAGGACAGAGCGGGATGCCACCGTTTGGTCCAAGGGGAAGCTCCGGgagctcctggttggcattgctATGGAGAATGAGGCTGGCCGGTGTGAGATCAGTGAGTTGAAGCAGGTGGAAGGTGAGGCTTCCTGTAGCAGCCGCAAAGGAAAGCTAATTTTCTTCTATGAGTGGAACATCAAGCTGTCCTGGAAAGGTAACGGGGGTCCTGGCAAGAGGCAGGCTGGGCAGTTTTTCCATTTAGTTAGCAGTTGAAGTTCTTGGTGTTCAGGTGCATTTGGAGTTGGTGGGTCTGGAAACTGCACTTTACCCAGCACTCCAGCTGAACCCTGGTTTACCAGCTGCTGTGACTAGGGTGTCCTGGAGCTGCTGCTTGCATCACCCGTCCTCCACAAATGCTTGCACCAAAAATTCTTAATTattgaaaaatgttaaaattatttgtgtgtgtgcgcacaaagAGTTATGTGCCATAGCATATGGGTAGAAGGCAAACAAGTTGCAAAAGTCCGTTTTTctaccatgtgtttgttctccaAGGATTGAACTGAAGTTAGCAGGATTGATAGCAAGTGGTTTTACACACTGTGCCTCCTTGCTAGGCCACCCttgggtatttttaaaaattatatgtatacatacaatgtgtgtgtgggcatgtgtgccatggtggGTCATATGAGGTCCAAGGACACATTTGTGGAGTTGGCTCTTTTcctcaccctttttttttttttttttttttggttccaggAACTTAATTCAGGTACGAGGCTCCAGCAATaagctcctttacccactgagttgtCTTGCCAGCCCATCCCTTGGGGTCTTTAGCTTAAGTTTTGACTCTGTGGATTTGCCTCTGACAGTTCATATGTAAAGTTCCCTGACTCTCTATTCAGTCCATGTTGTACTATGTTTCAGTATTTATGCTTTTTGTATCTATTATGTGGATAGACCACATTTTGTCTGTGCACCAGTCGGGGGCATTTCTGCTGGCGGTTTTCTTATCTTTTCCAAGTTCTACTAGGACACTTAACTTTTGGGTCAATACATGTTGAATCAGactcaggagcaggaggaggacaAAACAAGAGATTTGGTTATGGAAGACTTCACTATGCTAAAAATTTGGGTCtctgctgggcagtagtggcacacatctttaattccagcactcaggaggcagaggcaggcggatcactgttgaattcaaagtcagcctggtctacagaacgagttccaggacaggctccagagctacacagaaaaaccctgtctaaaccctcccccccccccccccacacacacacacaaaaaaaaaaaaaaaaggaggaaaaacatTGGGTGTCTGTCCTGGAGTTGGCTCCATCTGTGTAGTGTGTGTCAGAGAGGAGCTCATTAGGCTGGGCTGATGTAACTGTGCAGGAGTCAaggaagtttgtttttcttttttggttttttcgaaacagggtttctctgtagctttggtgcctgtcctggaactagctcttgtagaccaggctggcctcgaattcacagagatcagcctgcctctacctcccgagtgctgggattaaaggcatgcgccaccactgcctggcttcaaggAGGTTTTCAAACATCAAAGCATTTCCAGAAAATTTAAGTTAGGGCTTGCCTGAGCTAAATAGATCTACTTCATAAAAGCCAAGAACTTTGGGCGTAGCTTGTGAtggaatgcttgcctagtgtACAGAGGCTCTAGGTTAGATCTTAGGCGTCTGACTATTAACAGTTGCTTCCAGTTGGGAGTTGCCCTCACTCTTTTGCTTTGGCTGCTGCTAGCTGGATTGTAGCAAGACTCAGGAGTCTCAAAGAGCCTCATGACCTGTATGTAGCTCTTCATTTCCTTGGCCCAGACAACCCCTTTTTTTTCCCTGACAAGACAATCCTCAGATCCAGGAGGGTTAAGAAATATCTATTGCTGCCATGGAAACAGTCTTTGGTGCAGAATCAAGCATCTTGAAGGTCCCTCTGAAGTGGCCATCATGGAGCTGAATCTGCTGACTGGTGCTCCTGTTGTCTGTGTGTAGAATAAGACCTTCTTGAAGCTCATTATCCCTGGGCAGttccttgggggtggggtgggctggggtAAAGAAACCAAAGTGGGCATGAAGCCATGGAATCTGTGGCTGCTAAGGGCAAGGGCAAGAAGtaaaggcaagtaggcaggccaGTGTCCTAAGGACCTCATCACCCTTATTCTACTCCTTGGCACTTCCCTTGCAAGTCAGCACCAATCACATGGGCATCTCAAGTTGAAGAGGTAGATGGGGATCTGGGGATGACCTCTGCATTTTGGCATTTCTGTCTCTTACATCCACTCCCTTCAGAGAATCTAATCAGAGTAGCACTTCTGGAGCCTTGGCTCTCTGTCCAAGCCAAGGGAGGGCTCTTCTGATAGAAGGTTTTGCCAGTGTTCGCTAACACTGTTTGAGGAAGATGTCCAGAGCCTGTGTGTACTGCAAGTTGGTCTGTACCCTTCTGCAGTCAGGTCCATGTCTCACAACTTtgatgagtgtggtgtgtgttgtgctttgaaaaataaacaagagctgggcagtggtggtacacgtttttagtcccagcacttgggaggcagaggcatgtggatctcagtgaatttgagaccagcctcgcCAGCTTTTTCAGTCaagctacagaacaagttccagaacagccaggactgttgcacacagaaaccttgtctcaaacaaaaaagtaTTCCAGGCCCCAGAAGGCATGAATTCTAGATTAAGTTAATGTATGAGATTTACCAACCAACAAATAAGAACAAACCTCTAAGCATTTGAAGTTGTTACATATATGGTCAGGCCTCAGAAAATCAGTCATTTTTAATGCCTGTGTGACATAACTCAGCTCATAAAGGACTGGAGAGCAGCCTGTTATGGGTGGCAGCAATGAAATTTCTTTAGGTTATGCCTAAGTGTGGCTTAGTGTGtctcagtgtggctgtttctaaACGTTGTTCCAGGTGCGTATCCCTGCCTGTGAGCCTGGTACTCACAGTAAAATTAAGTACTCTCTGCTTCCCCAAACCAGTATAATAAGAGTGATACGCAGTTCAAACAAGAGGAGGCCTCCAGGTCTAACCAGGAGCTGGCTGCAAGGACTGCCCACTGTGTCTTTGAGGATATTGAGGCTTTAGTGTGGGAAGAAATCCAACTTCACCAAGGCTTTGCCAAGCCATAGCTTTTGAAGCTTTCCGTGGTCAGAGCTCAttccttctgtccctctctctccacaTGTCCCTTTCTGCCCACTTGGGCCCTCTAGTGTCTTATTCCCCTCAAAATAGCCTTTTTTTGCTTGACATGGCAAAAGACAAGGGAAATGGGTGAGAAACCTGTTAGGGCAGCTACCCTTTCTTGGTTGTTCTCTGATGTGGCCCTAACATCAACATAACACTGCGTAAGAGGGGTGGAACCACATGTGAGCTATTCAGTCAGGCAGAggacttttaaataaaactaGTTATTAACTGTGCCCATTTTGCTCATTTTAGGTACAGTTAAAGAATCTGGCGCAAAACACAAGGGACTGATTGAGATACCCAATCTTTCTGAAGAGAATGACGTTGATGACACTGAGGTATCTGCTGGAGTACTCCTTTGTAGTCAAGCTTTTGGGATAGGTGGTGGGCATTTGCAGACTACTCCCTTGGCTGTGTGGGTCTATTGTGTAGGTGTGAATTGTGGAGGTTGTCTGCCACTGCACTCTGGGTGTATAAGAGGTGGAACAGAGGtgtggggaaaggaggaagccctAGGAAGCTTCAGACACCCAGGGCCAGGTGTGATGCCTGGGCAGGTACCTGACTGCAGCAGCTGGCTTTCTCATCTGTGTAGTTAATTTATCCTTCAGGGATGCATTCGGGTAGTGCTCAGACTACTTGCATGAATTGCTGAGTGTGACTGTTCTTCCTCTTGGTGTGACAGTTCTCAGCCTTTACCTATACTCCCTCATTGCTTTTAATGAACCACTTACTTTTGAACTGCTGGCTTTCTTGTCCCCCAGTCAAGTAGCTGGCTCATTCCCATGCTACTTGACTCTTCACATTGTCGCTGTTGCACAGCAGCTGTAATTTCCAAAGCTAGAGACACTGGCAAAGCCCTGTCTCAGCTTTATAAAGTGGGCCTGTCTCAGACTTAGCTTGCTCCACTTGGGTGCTGTAGTCTCACCACATAGGGGTCAACAATGCAGCTTCCTGGTGATCTAAAGGCCAAGCCAATGCCAGATTCAGATGCAGCCCACTCCAGAATTACAGGGACCTGCTGTAGTTTGAGACCAACACCTTTTTGCTATCAGAATATCCAGACCACTTATCGCATCACTGTCTCCTTTCTGTTGCTTTCCTCTTCCATTTTTCCTCTTCCAAGAGCCCAAGGTCAAGTTATATGCGAACTTGATTTTCTTGGGTGATGGATTTCAGTTTGTAGAGAAGCGCTGCTTTACATTACCAATTTAATTTCTCTAGTAGCCACATTAAAAACCAGATAGAAttagaagccgggtggtggtggcgcacgcctttaatcccagcactcgggaggcagaggcaggtggatctctgtgagttcgagaccagcctggtctacaagagctagttccaggacaggctccaaaaccacagagaaaccctgtcttgaaaaaccaaaaaaaacaaaaaaaacaaaaaaaaacccagatagaattagaaaattttaattcaGTATCAAGTAGAGAGTTAATATGATTTTAACATGTAATTAGCAAATAATTGATGAGGTATGTTaccttttttttctgtattaagtCTTTGGAGTCTGGTGTATTAGTTTTTATAACATAGTTCAGACCAGGCACTTGTTAAATGCTCAGCCACAAGTAGCTGCCATACCGGACCTTCTCTAGATAAAGCCACAAGCAGTTTATTTATAAACTCCAGTATTTAGACAATTTCAAAACAAGTTAAATGCTCATCTTCTGTACAGTTCGCTCAAAATGTGGTGGCCAGTACTCACCTAAAAATTCTTAACTCCTCTGTGACTGCGACCACTTCCTTTGTCTCCACAGTTCAGTTCTCAATAGGATCCAGTGTTGGAAAAATACATTCATcagttttttcttaagtttttattCTTCTGATTTGCAGGTGAACGTGAGTAAAAAGAAAGGAGATGGGGATATACTGAAGGATCTTATGAAAACTACAGGCACCGCCAAGGTCAGGGAGGCCCTTGGAGAGTACCTGAAGGCACTGAAGACTGGTAAAGAAGGCATCCCTTGTGAACCACAGGGTCCCTTGCTGTTTACCCAATTATGTTTTGCATGAGGGCTGGACTCCCAAGGCAGGCTCCTGAAACCTCTAGACTGCAGAATAAATTGTAGTCTGGGTGTTGGAAGCTAGTTGTGGGTAAGACTAATAACCGCCACTTGTCAGCAGTTTCctgagctgggcatgatggcacacttactctcagcatttgggaagctgaggtaggaggatgacTGCAGGTTTGAGGCTAggctgggctatatagtaagaccttgtTCAAAAAAGAAACCCCCTCCCCAACAGaatagtttttgtgtaattactTGTTTAATGTCTGTCTTCCCTGCTAGACTATATGCTCCATGAGGGCATGGAAGGTGTCTCTCTTGTTCACTGCTGTATCTCCAGCATCTAGCacaatgcctggcacatagtaggtgcttaaTAAATCTTTGCTGAGTGAATGAATGTATGAATGAAAGTGACCACAGATATTACAGGTATTGATAATACCTAGATAATCCCTATATTGTACGGAAGTGAGGctattattttctcatattagAGATGAGAGCTGGGCAGCGTCCAGCAGGGCTTTCTCTGCAACTCATCCTTGAGGCTTGCTCACTGACTGTCCAGGTACTGGCATACACAGGTTTGGGGTCAGCACTAGTCCCACAAGACCTCCCAGGTAAGAAGACTGAGTGAGAATAAGCTTTTAAGGGGTAGTGCAGAGTAGGCAAGACCATAAACTACTAACAGTTAATGTACAACCTATTTAGAAAAGAACTTGTGAAAAAAATTAGCATTTTAGAGGAATGCGGTAAAGCAAGGCATTGGAGCATGAATAAAAGGGCCTTTGCTAATAAGTACCAGTAATACATGTAAGAACATGGAGTTATTTTCAAGGCCTcaaaatgttcttttgaaaaatgCCAGTTTAGATAAAAAGAAGTATGTTAACAAAATCTTCCTATTCACTTATAGAATTTACAGCAGGAATGATTTTACCAACAAGAGCTGTAACAACTCAGGAACTGACTGTTGAGAGGACACTGGCTGAGAACTCTTTGCAGGTATGAGCCTGGTGGCTAAAGTGTAGTAAGGATGCCTTAATGATTTTCCAGACACCCTTTTGATACTGGGTTGTAGATGAGGAAAGGGTGTTGATTTACACATTTCCCCTTAAGATAGTGACATCATTTTATGGGATTGCTTTTTTGTGTTAAGTGTGAGGGTTGTCACATGCTGGGCATGCTCCCTACCACAGAACTCACCTCTAGCCTAAAGTTCTAATTCTTGATGGATGAGAAGAACACTAAACATCAAAATTTAAGTCATTGGTTGATAGATTAGCCTAGACTCATGGTGATTCTGCTTCAAACTTCTGACTCCTGGGAGTGGAGGTGTGAGCCATCATAGCCAGCAAAAGCAAGTGACATTTAAGCTCATATATTATGATAGAATAATGTTCTGTCCTGACATTAGGATTTAGAATTGGTGAGCAGGAATATATGCATGAAATTCACAACCTTATGTTCTGGTCATCTTTGACCCTGTTGTCTTGTGCTGGGTCCCTTTGtacagaactgagatcagaggtgTTTAAACGGCTCCTAGCATAAAAGCCAGCACTGCACTGCTGGAGCAAAGAACTTTAATGCTGTTCTTATGTGAGTGGAGGCATCAATGTGCAACTTGTAGGATTGACCTTGTAGGAATCCTGAGGTTCTCTTCTGGTATGTTCCCCATCCTCTTGAATCTCTTTCTCATCTTGAGGTGCAGGCTTCTCCAGTGGCACTGGGTGTAAGGATTCCCACTGTAGCTTTGCACTTGACTGAGCTGTTTGACACCACAGTAGAACAGCTGTACAGTATCTTCACCGTGAAGGACGTAAGTAACTCTCTGAGCTACTCTACCAAATGAGGTTTGTAGCCATGTCACAAAGAACAAATCTGTTTTTGAAGGAAGGGCATCAGGGACATTGGTGACTGAATAACTGGAGGGAACAACAATGAGCACTTGTGGGCTGTATCAGCAATTGGGGGATTTTATGTAAATTTCCCTCCTCTATAAAAAAAAGCTTTGATGTCTAACAAAATTAAGCAAAACCACACCACTGAAAAATGCAGACGTGGCATATAAGATGCTGGTATCTTCCTCACCACATGCACAGTGTGACAGCATGTGTTAGAATAACATGTCTGTTTTGTTTGGCTAGTTGGTGCAAAAATTTTCCAAATCTCCTGCTGTCTTAGAAGCTGAAAAGGGAGGGAAATTCCAGATGTTTGATGGGAACATCACTGGAGAATATGTGGAATTGGTAAGTAACTACCTACAAGGTTACAGTGGTGATATGCTCCTTTcactcattatttttaattgttttaaagcTTTCGATGAGTTCAGTCTCAAATTCTTTAATAAAGTTCattgcagaaaagaaaaaatatatttataagtaaTGATAAAGTCTAAGCCTTACTTTGATAGTAATTCTGCAAAAATAGCGTAACACTCTCTATTCTGCCTCATATTGTTTTGGAGGCTTCAAGCTCCACATTCTACATCATTAGGGTCCAAACTGCCAGGTATCAGTGGACTTTTCAATCAGTTCTGTAGCTACCAGTTATTACCATAGCTTTGTCCTTGATGTGTACATTGATGTGTAAATTGGAAGACAGAATTGTATGCTACTGTACATTCTAGTATTAAGAGGGTTTGTTTCTTCTGTTGTATTGTGCAAGTTTCAATAAATGTTTTCTGAGaattgtctttgttttcagttAACAAACAGGAAGATCATCATGAAATGGAGGTGCAGGAACTGGCCAGAAGGTATGTTATGTGCACTTTATATATACCAGCAAACTAAAGCTGGGATACAGTTTCTTCTTCTTGGTATAATAAGGTTCCTGGTTTTTCCCCCCCAGAACACTATGCAACAGTTGCATTGAATTTTGTGCCTGCTCCAGGGCAAACGGAATTACAATTGGACTGTAAAGGAGTTCCTGTCTGTAAAGAAGAGAATACAAAATTCTGTTGGCAGAAGCAacactttgaagaaataaaaggtTTACTTCAGCTCACCACCCAGAATGCTTGAATTAGTTAGGTTTTATAAGGACCTCCTTTTGTAAGCAGAAACCTGGCCTGTTTACttacctcttctttcttcctcaaaaagtcccctcccccaaggtccctaatttattttatattggatGAAATTCATGAAACTACAGAATATAAAAGCATTGCTTGATGTATTCTAGACTCTGCACCAAGTAAAATCAGGTGTCGTCTCACCTTCCATGGGTGTTCCTTTCTGGAAAGT is a genomic window containing:
- the LOC130875445 gene encoding activator of 90 kDa heat shock protein ATPase homolog 2 isoform X3 — translated: MENEAGRCEISELKQVEGEASCSSRKGKLIFFYEWNIKLSWKGTVKESGAKHKGLIEIPNLSEENDVDDTEVNVSKKKGDGDILKDLMKTTGTAKVREALGEYLKALKTEFTAGMILPTRAVTTQELTVERTLAENSLQVQASPVALGVRIPTVALHLTELFDTTVEQLYSIFTVKDLVQKFSKSPAVLEAEKGGKFQMFDGNITGEYVELLTNRKIIMKWRCRNWPEEHYATVALNFVPAPGQTELQLDCKGVPVCKEENTKFCWQKQHFEEIKGLLQLTTQNA
- the LOC130875445 gene encoding activator of 90 kDa heat shock protein ATPase homolog 2 isoform X1, with translation MAKWGQGDPRWIVEEREDGTNVNNWHWTERDATVWSKGKLRELLVGIAMENEAGRCEISELKQVEGEASCSSRKGKLIFFYEWNIKLSWKGTVKESGAKHKGLIEIPNLSEENDVDDTEVNVSKKKGDGDILKDLMKTTGTAKVREALGEYLKALKTEFTAGMILPTRAVTTQELTVERTLAENSLQVQASPVALGVRIPTVALHLTELFDTTVEQLYSIFTVKDLVQKFSKSPAVLEAEKGGKFQMFDGNITGEYVELLTNRKIIMKWRCRNWPEEHYATVALNFVPAPGQTELQLDCKGVPVCKEENTKFCWQKQHFEEIKGLLQLTTQNA
- the LOC130875445 gene encoding activator of 90 kDa heat shock protein ATPase homolog 2 isoform X2, giving the protein MAKWGQGDPRWIVEEREDGTNVNNWHWTERDATVWSKGKLRELLVGIAMENEAGRCEISELKQVEGEASCSSRKGKLIFFYEWNIKLSWKGTVKESGAKHKGLIEIPNLSEENDVDDTEVNVSKKKGDGDILKDLMKTTGTAKVREALGEYLKALKTEFTAGMILPTRAVTTQELTVERTLAENSLQASPVALGVRIPTVALHLTELFDTTVEQLYSIFTVKDLVQKFSKSPAVLEAEKGGKFQMFDGNITGEYVELLTNRKIIMKWRCRNWPEEHYATVALNFVPAPGQTELQLDCKGVPVCKEENTKFCWQKQHFEEIKGLLQLTTQNA